The Bacteroidota bacterium region TGACTCTATCTTCCCTAAAGAAGAATATACGGTTAACCTTACCGGTACCAGCATGTTGTTTATGAAAAACAACCAGTTTTTGGTAGATAGCTTGTTTCAAAGTGTTACCATGGCTCTGGTAGTAATTACCCTATTGCTGGTAAGTTTGTTTGGTACTTGGCGAATGATAATTATATCGCTGATACCTAATATAATCCCGCTGATTGTAACATCAGGGGTGATGGGTTTCTTTGATATTTATCTCAAACCCTCAACGGTAATTGTATTCAGTATTGCATTTGGTATCTCTGTGGATTTTACTATCCACTTTGTGGCCAAGTATAGAATTGAGTTAAAGAAACACCATTTCCGCATCCGCGAGTCGGTAAAAGCAACCCTGCACGAAACAGGCACCAGTATGATATATACGGCCATTATCCTGTTCTGCGGGTTCAGCATTTTCGATTTCTCAACCTTCGGCGGAACGATGTGGCTGGGTATCTTAACCACGCTGGCGCTTGTAGTATCATTGCTAACCAACATCTTTATTTTGCCCAGTATGCTGCTTTCAATAGAAAAACGCCGCATGCAGCGCGAAATGAAGGTGAAGCCTATTTTACCGCTTGCCGAAGAAGCCGAGGAAGAAGAAAACGATTAGGCGGTTGGCATCGTTCGGTATCCTGATAACCAATAACAGATAACAAATAACCAAGTGAAGTATAAAGAATATAAAAAGCTCGATTTCCCTGCCTTTGAGAAGGAAGTCGCAGCATTTTGGAAAGAAGAAGACATATTTGGTAAAAGTGTGAGCCACCGCGATGGTAAACCTACTTTTACATTTTACGAAGGACCACCGTCAGCCAACGGAAAGCCCGGTATTCACCACGTTATCAGCCGTACTATTAAAGATACCTTTTGCCGTTATAAAACCCTTAAAGGATTTAAAGTAAATCGCAAAGGCGGTTGGGATACGCACGGTTTGCCCATTGAGTTGCAAGTAGAGAAGGCATTGGGCATTACCAAAGAAGACATAGGAAAAAAGATTAGCGTAGAAGACTATAACAAAGCTTGCCGTGAGGCGGTAATGCAGTTTAAGGCCGATTGGGATAGTCTTACCGAGCAAATAGGCTATTGGGTAGATTTGGACAATCCCTACATCACCTACGATAACAGCTACATAGAAACTTGCTGGAATTTGTTGCAGCGTTTGTACAACAAAGGCTTGCTATACAAAGGCTACACAATACAACCGTATTCGCCCGCAGCAGGTACAGGATTGAGCAGCCACGAGCTAAACCAACCCGGTACCTACAAGGATGTAAAAGACACCACCATAGTAGCCCAGTTTAAAGCCATAAAAGACGACGCGTCTGCATTTTTGTTTGGAGGTGCTACCAGCGACGTATTCTTTTTGGCTTGGACGACTACTCCTTGGACATTGCCCAGCAACACTGCATTGACAGTGGGAGGGAAGATAGAGTATGTCGTAGTTGATACCCTTAACCAATACACAGGCGAACCGGTTAGAGTAATATTGGCAGACGCATTAATGGGTAAATACTTTAACCCTGAAAATGAAAACGCTGACTTTGCCGAATACAAAACAGGCGATAAAAAACTGCCGTTTAGGAAAGTACTAACCGTTGCAGGTAGCAAATTGGCAGGACTTCGTTACGAACAATTGTTGCCTTATGCGTTACCTCAAGAAGAAGGCGATAGCTTTAAAGTAATCGTTGGCGATTTTGTAACTACTGAAGACGGTACTGGTATCGTACACACTGCACCCACTTTTGGTGCTGATGATATGCGTGTGGCCAAACAAAACGGCATAGCACCCCTATTGGTGAAAGACGAAGGCGGCAACTTAGTTCCGTTGGTAGATTTACGCGGTCGTTTCCGTCCTGAAATGGGAGAGTTTGCAGGGGAGTTTGTAAAAGAACAATACCTGAGCGATGCTGAAAAAGAAGCAGAACGAGTAAAACAAGGGCGCGATAAATACCTAAGTGTTGATGAGCGCATCTCGATAAAACTAAAGCAAGAAAACCGTGCATTTAAAGTAGAGAAATACGAGCATACCTACCCACATTGCTGGCGTACGGACAAGCCCGTATTATACTACCCGCTGTCAAGCTGGTTTATCAAAACCACAGCGGTAAAAGACCGTTTGATAGCGTTAAACAAAACCATCAACTGGAAACCCGAAAGCACCGGTACCGGACGTTTTGGCGATTGGTTGAACAACCTTGTAGATTGGAACCTTAGCCGCAGCCGTTATTGGGGAACTCCATTACCGATATGGCGGACTGAAGACGGTACCGAAGAAATCTGTGTAGGTTCATTAACAGAGTTGGTTGCTGAGATTGACAAAGCGGTTGTAGCGGGTGTAATGGACCACAATCCTTACAAAAAACATTCAGGTGCTGATATAAACGAGTTCGGAACGGCTGACGGTATCGACCTTCACCGTCCTTATGTAGACCATGTGGTGTTGGTTTCGCCAAGCGGCAAGCCTATGAAGCGTGAGGCCGATTTGATAGACGTTTGGTTTGATTCAGGAGCAATGCCCTATGCACAATGGCATTGGCCGTTTGAAAACCAAGAACAGTTTGAAAGCAATTTTCCCGCTGATTTTATCGCAGAGGGTGTTGACCAAACCCGCGGTTGGTTCTTTACCCTGCACGCATTAGGGGTAATGCTGTTTGATAATGTAGCCTACAAAAACGTTGTAGCCAACGGATTGGTGCTGGATAAAAACGGCAACAAAATGTCGAAACGTTTGGGCAACTCAGT contains the following coding sequences:
- a CDS encoding isoleucine--tRNA ligase; amino-acid sequence: MKYKEYKKLDFPAFEKEVAAFWKEEDIFGKSVSHRDGKPTFTFYEGPPSANGKPGIHHVISRTIKDTFCRYKTLKGFKVNRKGGWDTHGLPIELQVEKALGITKEDIGKKISVEDYNKACREAVMQFKADWDSLTEQIGYWVDLDNPYITYDNSYIETCWNLLQRLYNKGLLYKGYTIQPYSPAAGTGLSSHELNQPGTYKDVKDTTIVAQFKAIKDDASAFLFGGATSDVFFLAWTTTPWTLPSNTALTVGGKIEYVVVDTLNQYTGEPVRVILADALMGKYFNPENENADFAEYKTGDKKLPFRKVLTVAGSKLAGLRYEQLLPYALPQEEGDSFKVIVGDFVTTEDGTGIVHTAPTFGADDMRVAKQNGIAPLLVKDEGGNLVPLVDLRGRFRPEMGEFAGEFVKEQYLSDAEKEAERVKQGRDKYLSVDERISIKLKQENRAFKVEKYEHTYPHCWRTDKPVLYYPLSSWFIKTTAVKDRLIALNKTINWKPESTGTGRFGDWLNNLVDWNLSRSRYWGTPLPIWRTEDGTEEICVGSLTELVAEIDKAVVAGVMDHNPYKKHSGADINEFGTADGIDLHRPYVDHVVLVSPSGKPMKREADLIDVWFDSGAMPYAQWHWPFENQEQFESNFPADFIAEGVDQTRGWFFTLHALGVMLFDNVAYKNVVANGLVLDKNGNKMSKRLGNSVDPFEVVGQYGADAVRWYMLSNSNPWDNLKFDVEGVKETQRKFFATLYNVYGFFALYANVDGFTFAEEEIPLEQRPEIDRWVLSLLNSLIQEVEKAADEYD